CAAGGTGCTGCACGAGCAGAACATCTTCGTCACCATCGTCAACCACGAGGTGCCATGGATCGGCATCGACAAGCGCGTGCAGATCGAGGCGCTCGGAAGCGACTGCTGGAGCGTGAAGATCAACTACGGCTTCAAGAACGACCCGGATGTTCCGGCAGCGCTGCAGCAACTGCGTGGCCGTGGCTGCGAAGTCGAGAGCATGAGCACCAGCTATTTCCTCTCACGCGATGTGTTCGTGCCCGGCGACAACAACAGCGGCATGGCGCTGTGGCGTCAGAAGCTGTTCGGCCAGATGCACCACAACGCGGCGGGCGCGGCCGACTTCCTGCTCTTGCCCAGCAACAGCCTGGTGGAGCTGGGCTCGAAGGTGGAAGTCTGAGAACCTGTTCCGACGCATTCCAGCATGCGGACGCGTTTCTTTGTATATTGCGTGGGCGTCGCAGATCAGCCCTGATGATCACTTGAATGAACAGGCATCGCGTCGCAGTTTGGGACGACTCACGCGATGCGATTTTTCAAGGACCTGACGCTTTCGGCCTTTGTGGCCGGTTTTGTTTCCGTGCTGGTGGGGCTGACCAGCTCCGTCGCCATCGTCTTTCAGGCGGCTCAGGCCTTTGGCGCGACACCCGCTGAAATTGCCTCGTGGATGTGGGCGCTGGGCATCGGCATGGGGCTGTGCTCGCTCGTTCCGTCCCTGATTCTCAAGAAGCCGGTGATGGTGGCTTGGTCCACACCCGGCGCAGCGGTGCTCGCCACCGCCGGAGCCATGGGCGGATTCACCATGGGCGACGCCGTGGGGGCCTTCATGGTGAGTGCGGCGTTAATCTTTCTAGCAGGCGTCACTGGCTGGTTCGAGCGCGTGATGGACAAGATTCCGCAGGAGATCGCTGCGGCGCTCCTGGCTGGCGTGCTCGCCAAGTTCGGCATGCAGGCGTTCAGCGCGGCCGAAACCGCCTTGCCGCTGGTGCTCTCCATGCTGCTCACCTACCTGCTGGCGCGCCGCCTGCTTCCGCGTTACGCAGTCATGTTGACGCTGGCTGCGGGCATCCTCTGCGCGGCGCTCATGGGCAAGATGAATTGGTCGGCCATCCATTGGGACTTGGCTGTCCCCGTGTTCACCATGCCCACATTCTCGGTGGCGGCGGTCATGAGTCTCGCTTTGCCGCTGTTTGTGGTGACCATGGCTTCCCAGAATCTCCCCGGCGTGGCGGTGATTCGCGCGAGCGGCTACGACATGCCAGTTTCCAAGATCATCACCATGACCGGTTTCGCCACTTTCGTGCTGGCCCCCTTTGGCGGCTACGCACTGAATCTCAGTGCGATCACCGCCGCCATCTGCATGGGCCCCGAGGCGCACCCCGACCCGGCCAAGCGTTACACGGCGGCGGCTTCTTGCGGACTCATCTATATATTGATAGGCATCTTCGGCGCTGTGGTGACGGGTTTGCTGATCGCCTTCCCCAAGGAACTGGTCATGGCGATCGCCGGTTTGGCTCTGTTGGGCTCGATCGGCGGCGGGCTGGCGAATGCCGTCCGGGACGAGTCTCACCGCGAAGCCGCGTTGATCACCTTCCTCGTCACCCTCAGCGGAGTCACCATAGCCGGGATCGGATCAGCGTTTTGGGGCGTGGTGGCAGGCAGCATCGCCCTGTTTGTGCAACAGTACGGACGTCAGCACTCGCGCGCAGCGAAGTGATCCCTCTATCTATATAGGCACCGACAGCCCATGAACCTCCTCTTTGTTGCCGACCCGGTCGAACACTTCAAGATCTACAAGGACACCACCTTCGCCATGATGCGCGAGGCGCAGCGACGCGGCCACAGCATCTCGGTGTGCGA
This genomic stretch from Diaphorobacter sp. HDW4B harbors:
- a CDS encoding benzoate/H(+) symporter BenE family transporter; protein product: MRFFKDLTLSAFVAGFVSVLVGLTSSVAIVFQAAQAFGATPAEIASWMWALGIGMGLCSLVPSLILKKPVMVAWSTPGAAVLATAGAMGGFTMGDAVGAFMVSAALIFLAGVTGWFERVMDKIPQEIAAALLAGVLAKFGMQAFSAAETALPLVLSMLLTYLLARRLLPRYAVMLTLAAGILCAALMGKMNWSAIHWDLAVPVFTMPTFSVAAVMSLALPLFVVTMASQNLPGVAVIRASGYDMPVSKIITMTGFATFVLAPFGGYALNLSAITAAICMGPEAHPDPAKRYTAAASCGLIYILIGIFGAVVTGLLIAFPKELVMAIAGLALLGSIGGGLANAVRDESHREAALITFLVTLSGVTIAGIGSAFWGVVAGSIALFVQQYGRQHSRAAK